One part of the Paenibacillus sp. genome encodes these proteins:
- a CDS encoding helix-turn-helix domain-containing protein, which yields MKGNDHRNKFLLTNREREVFELLVQDKTTRDIAQLLFISEKTVRNHISNVMQKLNVKGRSQAVVELIRLGELNI from the coding sequence TTGAAGGGTAACGACCACCGAAATAAGTTCCTGCTGACGAACCGCGAACGGGAAGTGTTCGAATTGCTGGTTCAAGACAAAACGACCAGAGACATTGCCCAGCTGCTGTTTATCAGCGAAAAAACCGTACGCAATCACATTTCCAACGTGATGCAGAAGCTGAATGTCAAAGGCCGTTCTCAAGCGGTTGTGGAGCTGATCAGGCTCGGGGAACTGAACATTTGA
- a CDS encoding YhcN/YlaJ family sporulation lipoprotein translates to MLKKLLRFTVIGASVVAMAACGGQPAADEMSQNGYRTNTVGRNASMQQYGTHTNRNLRANQEMARAIERIDGISRARVVMGETNAYVAVELNNNAGRGTALGGSNARLSRNASEWGIRGNYYGNTDSRAFPSVRGQRTTGAGTFGLNDVGSMAAAPNMYGLNQRTPGLGMNGGSEISGYSGGDREPGGFLSGLGRMFGGGRGGANADTNVGGGPIEGSVTGMDTGRGTGSRTRGTGAGMNAGGVAGTGMNAGGTTGGVSGMSGGTASTSNGSFGGYGVNSGIVGGMNAGQSGSVGGMNAQQSGSVGGSRANAGTQYRGLSGRIMNRTGMNGPYPEDASHRYMYNGGAYGSLSSYNAHDTLSSQVRARVESVVRSLAPNVRNVYVSADREFMRRLSSYSVRLNRRGGQQPLNDFNAFVHRMFRETDTNRYDLNGYDQRNRNGVTRRLDNSFDRSNPRHTVDGGVEAGTLNNAQAGTLDSTR, encoded by the coding sequence ATGCTGAAAAAGCTACTGCGCTTCACTGTCATCGGCGCCTCCGTCGTCGCGATGGCCGCCTGCGGAGGACAACCCGCAGCCGATGAAATGTCCCAAAACGGGTACCGCACGAATACGGTCGGCCGCAACGCCTCGATGCAGCAGTATGGCACTCATACCAATCGCAATTTGCGCGCGAACCAAGAAATGGCCCGCGCGATCGAGCGCATCGACGGCATCTCGCGCGCTCGCGTCGTCATGGGCGAAACGAACGCTTATGTCGCGGTGGAACTGAACAATAACGCGGGGCGCGGCACGGCGCTCGGCGGCAGCAACGCCCGATTGAGCCGGAACGCTTCGGAATGGGGCATTCGGGGCAATTATTACGGCAATACCGACAGCCGCGCGTTCCCGAGCGTACGCGGTCAACGCACGACGGGCGCCGGCACGTTCGGACTGAACGACGTCGGCTCCATGGCGGCCGCGCCGAACATGTACGGTTTGAATCAGCGGACTCCGGGGCTCGGGATGAACGGCGGTTCCGAAATTAGCGGGTATTCCGGCGGAGATCGCGAGCCCGGAGGATTCTTGAGCGGGCTGGGCCGCATGTTCGGCGGAGGCCGCGGGGGAGCGAACGCCGACACGAACGTCGGGGGCGGTCCGATCGAAGGCAGCGTCACCGGCATGGATACCGGCAGAGGCACGGGCAGCCGGACCCGCGGTACAGGAGCGGGCATGAACGCCGGCGGCGTCGCCGGCACGGGCATGAACGCCGGCGGCACGACCGGGGGCGTCTCCGGGATGAGCGGCGGCACGGCGAGCACCAGCAACGGTTCGTTCGGCGGGTACGGCGTCAATTCGGGGATCGTCGGCGGCATGAACGCGGGGCAGTCCGGCAGCGTCGGCGGCATGAACGCGCAGCAGTCCGGCAGCGTCGGCGGATCCCGCGCGAACGCCGGAACGCAGTACCGCGGATTGTCCGGACGCATCATGAACCGCACGGGGATGAACGGCCCGTATCCGGAAGACGCTTCGCATCGCTACATGTACAACGGCGGGGCATACGGCAGCTTAAGCTCGTACAATGCGCACGATACGCTCAGCTCGCAGGTGCGGGCGCGAGTAGAAAGCGTCGTTCGTTCTCTCGCGCCGAACGTCCGGAACGTGTACGTGAGCGCGGACCGAGAGTTTATGCGCCGGTTGAGCAGTTATTCGGTACGATTGAACAGGCGCGGCGGACAACAGCCGTTGAACGATTTTAACGCCTTCGTCCACCGCATGTTCCGCGAGACCGACACGAATCGCTATGACTTGAACGGCTACGATCAGCGCAACCGCAACGGCGTGACGCGACGGCTCGACAACAGCTTCGACCGGTCGAACCCGCGTCATACGGTCGACGGCGGCGTCGAAGCCGGCACGCTGAACAACGCGCAAGCGGGCACGCTCGACAGCACGCGTTAA
- a CDS encoding restriction endonuclease subunit S → MSVRTEAGLRLLAAAAHMQWRVADILEAKATEMETLRDWVLHTAHPKLAEESDADRIVMESCAFHHQMIELLQGMTKFESGLATHLRLLLEEEDAVDPFSGSGLLGGGDGA, encoded by the coding sequence TTGTCGGTGCGAACGGAAGCGGGCCTCAGGCTGCTCGCCGCGGCGGCTCATATGCAATGGCGCGTGGCCGACATTCTCGAGGCGAAGGCGACGGAAATGGAAACGCTGCGCGATTGGGTGCTGCATACCGCCCATCCGAAGCTGGCCGAGGAGAGCGACGCCGACCGGATCGTCATGGAATCGTGCGCGTTCCATCATCAGATGATTGAACTGCTTCAGGGTATGACGAAGTTCGAATCCGGCCTCGCGACCCATCTGCGGCTGCTCCTCGAGGAGGAGGACGCCGTCGACCCGTTCTCCGGATCCGGTCTGCTCGGCGGAGGGGACGGCGCGTGA
- a CDS encoding YheC/YheD family protein encodes MIGMLYPRELIVRLMRGGRSFERPSFYVEAARKAGENMFFFALEDIDWKRGTATGWNGVDPVWKRRPIPDVILNRTRTTRASARRSIRRLTRLGKRVCNERNVVSKLEVHRMLAKDETLLPHLPETASVGRRKVKALLREHGTLYLKPAHASVGFGIIRVSRVDDETFADINALGRTKRRRLGVRQIVKLVRARRLAYLAQQGIALMRYRGSPVDFRVSVQRGEDGAWQCTGMVGKVARARSIVTNLHCGGKSIKVSKLFGEWGWNEDEMRANIADLGVRIAAALERSLPPIADLGLDIALDESGHPWFIEANFRDLRITFRNAGERDVWKATFANPVRYAAALLRRGREEAVPEQRAPSEMAFLAGAPEEAGSERIFLAVGPEESGPEAIVLSTSAAEG; translated from the coding sequence ATGATCGGCATGCTGTATCCCCGCGAGCTGATCGTTCGGCTCATGCGGGGAGGCCGCTCGTTCGAAAGGCCTTCCTTCTATGTCGAAGCGGCGCGGAAGGCGGGGGAGAACATGTTTTTCTTCGCGCTCGAGGATATCGATTGGAAACGCGGCACGGCGACGGGGTGGAACGGCGTCGATCCGGTATGGAAGCGGCGGCCGATTCCCGACGTCATCTTGAACCGGACCCGGACGACGCGCGCGTCCGCGCGCCGTTCGATCCGGCGGCTGACGCGGCTCGGCAAGCGCGTGTGCAACGAACGCAACGTCGTCTCGAAGCTGGAGGTCCATCGGATGCTGGCGAAGGACGAAACGCTGCTGCCGCACCTGCCCGAGACGGCGTCGGTCGGCCGCCGCAAGGTTAAAGCGCTGCTGCGCGAGCACGGCACGCTGTACCTCAAGCCCGCGCACGCGTCCGTCGGATTCGGCATCATCCGCGTCAGCCGCGTCGACGACGAGACGTTCGCCGACATTAACGCGCTCGGGCGGACGAAGCGGCGGCGGCTCGGCGTCCGCCAAATCGTGAAGCTGGTGCGCGCCCGCCGGCTCGCCTACTTGGCGCAGCAGGGCATCGCGCTCATGCGGTACCGCGGCAGCCCCGTCGATTTTCGCGTCTCCGTGCAGCGCGGCGAGGACGGGGCGTGGCAGTGCACCGGCATGGTCGGCAAAGTGGCGCGCGCGCGTTCGATCGTCACCAATCTGCACTGCGGCGGCAAGTCGATCAAAGTGTCCAAACTGTTCGGGGAGTGGGGCTGGAACGAGGACGAGATGCGGGCGAACATCGCCGATCTCGGGGTGCGGATCGCCGCGGCGCTCGAGCGGAGTCTGCCTCCCATCGCGGATTTGGGTCTCGACATCGCGCTCGACGAGAGCGGGCATCCGTGGTTTATCGAGGCGAACTTCCGGGATTTGCGCATCACGTTCCGCAACGCCGGCGAGCGCGACGTATGGAAGGCTACGTTCGCGAATCCGGTCCGTTACGCCGCGGCGCTGCTGCGCCGCGGCCGGGAGGAGGCCGTCCCGGAGCAGCGAGCTCCCTCGGAAATGGCTTTTCTCGCGGGGGCCCCGGAGGAAGCCGGGTCGGAGAGGATCTTCCTTGCGGTGGGCCCTGAGGAATCCGGGCCGGAGGCGATCGTCCTCTCGACGTCGGCGGCGGAGGGCTAG
- a CDS encoding NAD-dependent epimerase/dehydratase family protein: MKIVITGAAGFIGSHLAEALLQSGHDVVGVDHIGHRSDRLIKEDNLREALAHPRFRWTAADLLAIDLDALIADADAVFHLAGIAGVRGSWGASFADYLDANVLLTQKLLEACKRSSSLKKLVYASSSSVYGGGVGAVMSESSPTRPISPYGLTKLAGEQLCHVYYSQFGVPYTALRYFTVYGPRQRPDMGFHRFMKAALLGEPIPVYGDGNQTRDFTYVADLVAANVAAMGYPKHGTVFNVGGVETASVNEVLAAIERLAGKPLAIERLPAQPGDPYVTRADVALAQAELGYKPSVPLAEGMARQWEYIVRLYGGGGGSAGSVGGSEVKP, translated from the coding sequence ATGAAGATCGTCATCACGGGGGCGGCCGGCTTCATCGGCTCCCATCTCGCCGAAGCGCTGCTGCAGAGCGGGCACGACGTCGTGGGCGTCGATCATATCGGGCATCGCTCGGATCGCTTGATCAAGGAAGACAATTTGCGCGAAGCGCTTGCGCATCCGCGGTTTCGATGGACGGCGGCCGATCTGCTGGCGATCGATCTCGACGCGCTGATCGCGGACGCAGACGCCGTCTTCCACCTTGCCGGCATCGCCGGCGTTCGGGGCAGCTGGGGGGCGTCGTTCGCCGACTATTTGGACGCCAACGTGCTGCTGACGCAGAAGCTGCTCGAGGCGTGCAAGCGGTCGTCTTCTCTGAAGAAGCTCGTCTATGCTTCTTCGTCTTCGGTGTACGGGGGCGGCGTCGGGGCGGTCATGTCGGAGTCGTCTCCGACGCGGCCGATTTCGCCTTACGGGCTTACGAAGCTGGCCGGCGAGCAGCTGTGCCACGTGTATTATAGCCAGTTCGGCGTGCCGTACACCGCGCTGCGGTATTTCACCGTGTACGGGCCGCGGCAGCGCCCCGATATGGGGTTCCACCGCTTCATGAAGGCGGCGCTGCTCGGCGAGCCGATCCCGGTGTACGGCGACGGGAACCAAACGCGCGACTTCACGTACGTCGCCGATCTCGTGGCCGCGAACGTCGCGGCGATGGGCTATCCGAAGCACGGCACCGTCTTTAACGTCGGCGGCGTCGAGACCGCGTCGGTGAACGAGGTGCTGGCGGCAATCGAACGGCTGGCCGGCAAACCGCTCGCGATCGAGCGGCTGCCCGCGCAGCCGGGCGACCCGTACGTGACGCGGGCGGACGTCGCCTTGGCGCAGGCGGAGCTCGGCTACAAGCCGTCGGTGCCGCTCGCGGAAGGGATGGCGCGGCAGTGGGAGTACATCGTGCGCTTGTACGGAGGCGGCGGAGGTTCCGCAGGCTCCGTCGGCGGTTCGGAGGTGAAGCCATGA